A window from Scleropages formosus chromosome 17, fSclFor1.1, whole genome shotgun sequence encodes these proteins:
- the snx2 gene encoding sorting nexin-2 isoform X1, which produces MTGRGAADSLLPAPSFAPSVIQWRSKMAAERDTPPLGSAAAGLADFREPEDGEDLFVSTASTLESSPSSPEPASLQVEDVSANSNGPKTAEILIDDDQDDLFAEATEEVSLDSPEREPILSDGPSPAITPVTPTALISNRIEPKVIGVPSMFERSLDEVEEEAGGDLFDINISVSDPEKVGDGMNAYMAYKVTTKTSLTIFNQSEFSVKRRFSDFLGLHSKLASKYMHIGYIVPPAPEKSIVGMTKVKVGKEDLSSTEFVEKRRSALERYLMRTVKHPTLIQDPDVIQFLESSELPRAVSTQALSGAGILRMVNKAADAVNKMTIKMNESDAWFEEKQQQFENLDQQLRKLHASVEALVCHRKELSVNTASFARSAAMLGNSEDHTALSRALSQLAEVEEKIDQLHQEQAYADFYLFSELLGDYVRLITAVKGVFDQRMKTWSKWQDAQVMLQKKREAEAKLHLANKPDKLQQAKDEIKEEIEEWEGKVQQGERDFEQISKTIRKEVGRFEKERVKDFKVVIIKYLESLVHTQQQLIKYWEAFLPEAKAIA; this is translated from the exons ATGACAGGCCGAGGAGCTGCTGACTCGCTCCTGCCGGCCCCCTCTTTCGCTCCGTCAGTCATTCAGTGGCGGAGTAAGATGGCGGCGGAGAGGGACACTCCACCGCTGGGCAGCGCGGCGGCGGGGCTCGCCGACTTCAGGGAGCCGGAGGACGGAGAGGACCTATTCGTGAGCACCGCCTCGACACTGGAG TCCAGTCCGTCGTCCCCGGAACCAGCCAGCCTCCAAGTGGAAGATGTCAGTGCAAACTCCAATGGACCCAAAACAGCGGAGATCCTGATTGATGATGATCAAGACGACCTCTTTGCTG AGGCCACCGAGGAGGTGTCCCTTGATAGCCCTGAGCGTGAGCCCATCCTCTCTGATGGTCCATCCCCTGCCATCACCCCCGTGACCCCAACAGCACTCATTTCGAATCGCATTGAACCCAAAGTCATTGGAGTTCCCAGCATGTTTGAGCGATCCCTGGATGAG gtggaggaggaagCTGGCGGGGACTTGTTTGACATCAACATTTCGGTCTCTGATCCAGAGAAAGTTG GTGACGGAATGAATGCTTATATGGCATACAAAGTAACCACAAAG ACCTCCCTGACAATTTTTAACCAGAGCGAATTCTCTGTGAAGAGACGCTTTAGTGATTTCCTGGGCTTACACAGCAAGCTAGCTTCCAAATACATGCATATCGGATACATAGTTCCACCTGCACCGGAGAAAAGCATTGTAG GCATGACGAAGGTCAAGGTGGGAAAGGAGGACTTGTCATCTACTGAATTTGTGGAGAAGCGGCGATCGGCTTTGGAAAG GTACCTGATGAGGACAGTGAAACATCCCACTTTGATACAGGATCCTGATGTTATTCAGTTCCTGGAGAGCTCAGAG CTGCCGCGGGCGGTTAGCACCCAGGCGCTCAGCGGGGCGGGAATATTGAGGATGGTAAACAAAGCTGCCGACGCTGTCAACAAAATGACAATCAAGATGAATGAATCGGATGCG TGGTTTgaagagaaacagcagcagtttgaGAACCTGGACCAGCAGCTGAGGAAGCTTCACGCCAGCGTAGAGGCCCTTGTGTGCCACAGAAAGG AGCTGTCGGTGAACACGGCATCCTTTGCCAGGAGTGCAGCCATGCTGGGCAACTCGGAGGACCACACAGCCTTGTCACGGGCATTGTCGCAGCTGGCCGAGGTGGAAGAGAAGATTGACCAGCTGCACCAGGAGCAGGCCTATGCCGACTTCTACCTGTTCTCCGAGCTGCTGGGAGACTACGTGCGTCTTATCACTGCGGTCAAG GGTGTGTTTGACCAACGCATGAAGACCTGGTCCAAGTGGCAGGATGCCCAGGTCATGCTTCAAAAGAAGAGGGAGGCAGAAGCCAAACTCCACCTGGCCAACAAGCCAGACAAGCTGCAACAGGCCAAGGATGAGATCAAGGAG GAGATTGAGGAG TGGGAGGGTAAAGTGCAGCAGGGAGAGCGAGACTTTGAGCAGATTTCCAAAACCATCCGGAAGGAGGTGGGCAGGTTTGAG
- the snx2 gene encoding sorting nexin-2 isoform X3, giving the protein MAHKAKNHSSPSSPEPASLQVEDVSANSNGPKTAEILIDDDQDDLFAEATEEVSLDSPEREPILSDGPSPAITPVTPTALISNRIEPKVIGVPSMFERSLDEVEEEAGGDLFDINISVSDPEKVGDGMNAYMAYKVTTKTSLTIFNQSEFSVKRRFSDFLGLHSKLASKYMHIGYIVPPAPEKSIVGMTKVKVGKEDLSSTEFVEKRRSALERYLMRTVKHPTLIQDPDVIQFLESSELPRAVSTQALSGAGILRMVNKAADAVNKMTIKMNESDAWFEEKQQQFENLDQQLRKLHASVEALVCHRKELSVNTASFARSAAMLGNSEDHTALSRALSQLAEVEEKIDQLHQEQAYADFYLFSELLGDYVRLITAVKGVFDQRMKTWSKWQDAQVMLQKKREAEAKLHLANKPDKLQQAKDEIKEEIEEWEGKVQQGERDFEQISKTIRKEVGRFEKERVKDFKVVIIKYLESLVHTQQQLIKYWEAFLPEAKAIA; this is encoded by the exons ATGGCACATAAAGCCAAAAATCAT TCCAGTCCGTCGTCCCCGGAACCAGCCAGCCTCCAAGTGGAAGATGTCAGTGCAAACTCCAATGGACCCAAAACAGCGGAGATCCTGATTGATGATGATCAAGACGACCTCTTTGCTG AGGCCACCGAGGAGGTGTCCCTTGATAGCCCTGAGCGTGAGCCCATCCTCTCTGATGGTCCATCCCCTGCCATCACCCCCGTGACCCCAACAGCACTCATTTCGAATCGCATTGAACCCAAAGTCATTGGAGTTCCCAGCATGTTTGAGCGATCCCTGGATGAG gtggaggaggaagCTGGCGGGGACTTGTTTGACATCAACATTTCGGTCTCTGATCCAGAGAAAGTTG GTGACGGAATGAATGCTTATATGGCATACAAAGTAACCACAAAG ACCTCCCTGACAATTTTTAACCAGAGCGAATTCTCTGTGAAGAGACGCTTTAGTGATTTCCTGGGCTTACACAGCAAGCTAGCTTCCAAATACATGCATATCGGATACATAGTTCCACCTGCACCGGAGAAAAGCATTGTAG GCATGACGAAGGTCAAGGTGGGAAAGGAGGACTTGTCATCTACTGAATTTGTGGAGAAGCGGCGATCGGCTTTGGAAAG GTACCTGATGAGGACAGTGAAACATCCCACTTTGATACAGGATCCTGATGTTATTCAGTTCCTGGAGAGCTCAGAG CTGCCGCGGGCGGTTAGCACCCAGGCGCTCAGCGGGGCGGGAATATTGAGGATGGTAAACAAAGCTGCCGACGCTGTCAACAAAATGACAATCAAGATGAATGAATCGGATGCG TGGTTTgaagagaaacagcagcagtttgaGAACCTGGACCAGCAGCTGAGGAAGCTTCACGCCAGCGTAGAGGCCCTTGTGTGCCACAGAAAGG AGCTGTCGGTGAACACGGCATCCTTTGCCAGGAGTGCAGCCATGCTGGGCAACTCGGAGGACCACACAGCCTTGTCACGGGCATTGTCGCAGCTGGCCGAGGTGGAAGAGAAGATTGACCAGCTGCACCAGGAGCAGGCCTATGCCGACTTCTACCTGTTCTCCGAGCTGCTGGGAGACTACGTGCGTCTTATCACTGCGGTCAAG GGTGTGTTTGACCAACGCATGAAGACCTGGTCCAAGTGGCAGGATGCCCAGGTCATGCTTCAAAAGAAGAGGGAGGCAGAAGCCAAACTCCACCTGGCCAACAAGCCAGACAAGCTGCAACAGGCCAAGGATGAGATCAAGGAG GAGATTGAGGAG TGGGAGGGTAAAGTGCAGCAGGGAGAGCGAGACTTTGAGCAGATTTCCAAAACCATCCGGAAGGAGGTGGGCAGGTTTGAG
- the snx2 gene encoding sorting nexin-2 isoform X2 produces the protein MTGRGAADSLLPAPSFAPSVIQWRSKMAAERDTPPLGSAAAGLADFREPEDGEDLFVSTASTLESSPSSPEPASLQVEDVSANSNGPKTAEILIDDDQDDLFAEATEEVSLDSPEREPILSDGPSPAITPVTPTALISNRIEPKVIGVPSMFERSLDEVEEEAGGDLFDINISVSDPEKVGDGMNAYMAYKVTTKTSLTIFNQSEFSVKRRFSDFLGLHSKLASKYMHIGYIVPPAPEKSIVGMTKVKVGKEDLSSTEFVEKRRSALERYLMRTVKHPTLIQDPDVIQFLESSELPRAVSTQALSGAGILRMVNKAADAVNKMTIKMNESDAWFEEKQQQFENLDQQLRKLHASVEALVCHRKELSVNTASFARSAAMLGNSEDHTALSRALSQLAEVEEKIDQLHQEQAYADFYLFSELLGDYVRLITAVKGVFDQRMKTWSKWQDAQVMLQKKREAEAKLHLANKPDKLQQAKDEIKEWEGKVQQGERDFEQISKTIRKEVGRFEKERVKDFKVVIIKYLESLVHTQQQLIKYWEAFLPEAKAIA, from the exons ATGACAGGCCGAGGAGCTGCTGACTCGCTCCTGCCGGCCCCCTCTTTCGCTCCGTCAGTCATTCAGTGGCGGAGTAAGATGGCGGCGGAGAGGGACACTCCACCGCTGGGCAGCGCGGCGGCGGGGCTCGCCGACTTCAGGGAGCCGGAGGACGGAGAGGACCTATTCGTGAGCACCGCCTCGACACTGGAG TCCAGTCCGTCGTCCCCGGAACCAGCCAGCCTCCAAGTGGAAGATGTCAGTGCAAACTCCAATGGACCCAAAACAGCGGAGATCCTGATTGATGATGATCAAGACGACCTCTTTGCTG AGGCCACCGAGGAGGTGTCCCTTGATAGCCCTGAGCGTGAGCCCATCCTCTCTGATGGTCCATCCCCTGCCATCACCCCCGTGACCCCAACAGCACTCATTTCGAATCGCATTGAACCCAAAGTCATTGGAGTTCCCAGCATGTTTGAGCGATCCCTGGATGAG gtggaggaggaagCTGGCGGGGACTTGTTTGACATCAACATTTCGGTCTCTGATCCAGAGAAAGTTG GTGACGGAATGAATGCTTATATGGCATACAAAGTAACCACAAAG ACCTCCCTGACAATTTTTAACCAGAGCGAATTCTCTGTGAAGAGACGCTTTAGTGATTTCCTGGGCTTACACAGCAAGCTAGCTTCCAAATACATGCATATCGGATACATAGTTCCACCTGCACCGGAGAAAAGCATTGTAG GCATGACGAAGGTCAAGGTGGGAAAGGAGGACTTGTCATCTACTGAATTTGTGGAGAAGCGGCGATCGGCTTTGGAAAG GTACCTGATGAGGACAGTGAAACATCCCACTTTGATACAGGATCCTGATGTTATTCAGTTCCTGGAGAGCTCAGAG CTGCCGCGGGCGGTTAGCACCCAGGCGCTCAGCGGGGCGGGAATATTGAGGATGGTAAACAAAGCTGCCGACGCTGTCAACAAAATGACAATCAAGATGAATGAATCGGATGCG TGGTTTgaagagaaacagcagcagtttgaGAACCTGGACCAGCAGCTGAGGAAGCTTCACGCCAGCGTAGAGGCCCTTGTGTGCCACAGAAAGG AGCTGTCGGTGAACACGGCATCCTTTGCCAGGAGTGCAGCCATGCTGGGCAACTCGGAGGACCACACAGCCTTGTCACGGGCATTGTCGCAGCTGGCCGAGGTGGAAGAGAAGATTGACCAGCTGCACCAGGAGCAGGCCTATGCCGACTTCTACCTGTTCTCCGAGCTGCTGGGAGACTACGTGCGTCTTATCACTGCGGTCAAG GGTGTGTTTGACCAACGCATGAAGACCTGGTCCAAGTGGCAGGATGCCCAGGTCATGCTTCAAAAGAAGAGGGAGGCAGAAGCCAAACTCCACCTGGCCAACAAGCCAGACAAGCTGCAACAGGCCAAGGATGAGATCAAGGAG TGGGAGGGTAAAGTGCAGCAGGGAGAGCGAGACTTTGAGCAGATTTCCAAAACCATCCGGAAGGAGGTGGGCAGGTTTGAG